The proteins below are encoded in one region of Clostridium estertheticum:
- a CDS encoding FeoA family protein gives MENLIGLDKVDLKSRVKVVKIVPGSTIRRRIMDMGITIGVQIVVEGKAPMGDPIEIQVRGYKLSLRKNEAKDIMVELI, from the coding sequence ATGGAAAACCTAATAGGACTAGACAAAGTTGATTTAAAATCTAGGGTTAAAGTTGTGAAAATAGTACCGGGGAGTACAATACGAAGAAGAATTATGGACATGGGAATTACAATAGGTGTCCAGATAGTTGTTGAAGGTAAAGCTCCTATGGGAGATCCTATAGAGATACAAGTTAGAGGATACAAACTAAGTCTTAGAAAAAATGAAGCAAAAGATATTATGGTGGAATTAATTTAA
- a CDS encoding DUF2325 domain-containing protein, with translation MCILLIGGDKLGNITEKLMQNGFNDIEHITGRKKDAKNFRLPGHIDLVMILIDFVGHQLTKIVKEESRRSNVKVVYSKRSWIHMEKKIHECAKELGCSRQPVI, from the coding sequence ATGTGCATATTACTAATAGGTGGAGATAAACTTGGTAATATTACTGAAAAATTAATGCAGAATGGATTTAATGATATAGAGCATATAACCGGTAGAAAAAAGGACGCTAAAAATTTTAGATTACCAGGTCACATAGATTTAGTAATGATTTTGATAGATTTTGTAGGGCACCAGTTAACAAAAATTGTTAAAGAAGAGTCAAGAAGATCTAATGTTAAAGTGGTATATTCCAAACGTTCATGGATACACATGGAGAAAAAAATACATGAATGTGCAAAAGAACTTGGGTGTAGTCGACAACCGGTTATTTAA
- a CDS encoding FeoC-like transcriptional regulator translates to MLMKVLKRLAQGDRYSNKIMARELGVDEGMVEQMLMQLERKGYIEKEDMVSCSGSCDCGSATKKASCCSSKSDIIMWKITTKGNEATLKMAK, encoded by the coding sequence ATGTTAATGAAGGTACTTAAAAGGTTGGCTCAAGGTGACAGATATTCTAATAAAATAATGGCTAGAGAACTTGGCGTAGATGAGGGAATGGTTGAACAAATGCTAATGCAACTTGAGAGGAAGGGATATATTGAGAAGGAAGATATGGTGTCTTGCTCTGGCTCATGTGATTGTGGAAGTGCTACTAAAAAGGCAAGTTGCTGTAGTTCAAAAAGCGATATAATAATGTGGAAAATTACTACTAAAGGAAATGAAGCAACATTAAAAATGGCTAAATAG
- the feoB gene encoding ferrous iron transport protein B — MSKDLVIALAGNPNCGKTSMFNELTGAKQHVGNWPGVTVEKKEGTLKFEGRNLTVVDLPGTYSLGAYSEDEVVACNFILKDKPDVVINVIDSTNLERNLYLTMQLLETGAKVILALNMADEAKKKNIQINVKELSKQLNLTIIPTVAPRGEGIKELMREAIKLSEKDKSSVYKVNYGKDIEKEINSIKEAMSQNAATLEYPVEWAALRLLENDEYVMKYISTQEDGEKINNKVGKSIERLISVIGYEPDTFIIDKRYEAISDATKNCVKKEEITEETTSDKIDKIVTNKWLGIPIFGLIMFFMYQISISFGNGFLGGILGDGMDALGQFLGSTLANIGAPKLLISFVTDGLIGGVGSVIVFMPMILTMYFLMSLLEDSGYMSRAAYVMDKLMSSVGLHGKTAIALILSSGCAVSGIMSTRTLESKKDRMIAILISPFMSCPARLVVYGVFVAAFFADKKVGIFNEGGLIIFLLYVLGIVVAILMGKFYSKKVFKGDTSYFIMELPPYRLPTAKSIFVHMWEKSQHFLTRAGTIILGVVVIVWALSNLPFGVEAGSQHSILGIIGTFIAPVFAPAGFGNWQSGVALITGFAAKEAVIGTLGTIYGVAEGPHLIGAIQHAFTPLTALSFMVMTLLYVPCVATIGTIKKETNSTKWAVVSAVVSCLIGWIGAVLVFQIGTLLGFK; from the coding sequence ATGAGTAAAGATTTAGTAATAGCATTAGCTGGTAATCCTAATTGTGGTAAAACTAGTATGTTTAATGAATTAACTGGTGCAAAACAACATGTAGGTAACTGGCCTGGTGTTACAGTTGAGAAGAAAGAGGGAACCCTTAAATTTGAAGGAAGAAATTTAACGGTAGTAGATTTGCCGGGTACCTATAGTCTGGGGGCATATTCAGAGGATGAAGTTGTAGCTTGTAATTTCATATTAAAAGACAAGCCTGATGTAGTTATTAATGTAATTGATTCTACTAATCTTGAAAGAAACCTGTATCTTACAATGCAACTATTAGAAACAGGTGCTAAGGTTATTTTGGCACTTAATATGGCGGATGAGGCTAAGAAAAAAAATATACAAATAAACGTTAAAGAATTATCCAAACAACTAAATTTAACTATTATACCTACAGTAGCTCCTAGAGGGGAAGGTATAAAGGAACTAATGAGGGAAGCAATAAAGTTAAGCGAGAAAGATAAAAGTAGTGTGTATAAAGTTAATTATGGTAAAGATATTGAAAAAGAAATTAACTCAATTAAGGAAGCTATGTCACAAAACGCGGCAACTTTGGAATATCCCGTTGAATGGGCAGCACTTAGGCTTCTAGAAAATGATGAATATGTAATGAAATACATAAGTACACAAGAAGATGGCGAAAAGATAAATAATAAAGTAGGAAAAAGCATAGAGAGGTTAATATCAGTAATAGGTTATGAACCTGATACTTTTATAATTGATAAAAGATATGAAGCAATAAGTGATGCAACAAAAAATTGTGTTAAAAAAGAGGAAATTACAGAAGAAACTACATCTGATAAAATAGATAAGATAGTTACAAATAAATGGCTTGGAATTCCAATATTCGGACTTATAATGTTTTTTATGTATCAAATTTCAATAAGTTTTGGTAATGGATTTCTAGGTGGAATACTTGGCGATGGTATGGATGCATTAGGACAATTTTTAGGAAGTACATTAGCTAACATAGGTGCACCTAAACTTTTAATATCTTTCGTAACAGATGGGCTAATAGGTGGCGTTGGATCAGTAATTGTATTCATGCCAATGATTCTTACCATGTATTTTCTTATGTCTTTACTTGAAGATAGTGGTTATATGTCAAGAGCTGCATATGTAATGGATAAACTTATGAGTTCAGTAGGACTTCACGGTAAAACTGCTATTGCTTTAATATTAAGCAGTGGATGTGCAGTGTCTGGAATAATGTCTACAAGAACTTTAGAAAGTAAGAAAGATAGAATGATAGCTATACTAATTAGTCCGTTTATGTCATGTCCAGCAAGACTTGTAGTTTATGGAGTATTTGTTGCTGCATTCTTTGCAGATAAGAAAGTTGGAATTTTCAATGAAGGTGGATTAATAATATTTTTACTATATGTTTTAGGAATTGTAGTTGCAATACTCATGGGTAAATTTTATAGTAAAAAAGTATTCAAAGGAGACACTTCTTATTTTATAATGGAATTACCTCCATATCGGTTACCAACAGCTAAAAGTATATTTGTTCATATGTGGGAGAAGTCACAACATTTTTTAACAAGAGCAGGTACAATTATTTTAGGAGTAGTTGTGATTGTTTGGGCGCTTTCAAATTTACCATTTGGAGTTGAGGCTGGAAGCCAGCACAGCATACTGGGTATAATAGGTACATTTATAGCTCCGGTATTTGCACCAGCAGGTTTTGGAAATTGGCAATCAGGAGTAGCACTTATTACCGGGTTTGCAGCTAAGGAAGCAGTAATAGGAACGCTTGGAACTATATATGGAGTAGCTGAGGGACCACATCTTATAGGAGCTATTCAACATGCGTTTACACCGCTTACAGCACTATCGTTTATGGTAATGACTCTCTTATATGTACCTTGTGTTGCAACCATAGGAACAATTAAAAAAGAAACTAACTCAACAAAATGGGCTGTAGTATCAGCAGTTGTAAGTTGCCTTATTGGATGGATAGGAGCAGTTTTAGTATTCCAAATAGGAACACTTTTAGGGTTTAAATAA
- a CDS encoding sensor histidine kinase, protein MINTFSETIIVPYLYSCTNIVTEVNKEFLDFTEYKLSELVGKSIKEVGNMLKFNLYPLEYKLNNKYSGYIFTKFLNALEVDISISLGSETNSKLYTFVEKPNSRLNDKLIFVEQMFIDNISGVAVYSVPDLILLKANQKYLNFTYSNYNKEENSIGKPISEVINGFTGTPAEIICNSVLISQKASYIKEFEFDNITKGKTYWDSTQTPIFDNGRMKYIFHTAVEVTQRVLKNQNIERQNRIISHQNECLEHEKAIKRRFEILRRVINTFDLPVVRLSCPDLKIIAINKKALNTIKLIKPGFMTNTNIKNNTMKFLLGLLRTTEYDSRISGVLKEKKTKYLNKQHYVINGNELYFNIIFEPVLEVNGEIQEILILVIDVTPEIKSNINMKKALKSQGEFLVNISHELKTPLNVIFATAQLFNVYCESGSLDENKDSIIKYIDSIKQNSYRLSKMINNIVDLSKIEAGFFKLNLSNNDIVKFVEDIVLSVTNFTDSKGLNIIFDTNTEEKIIAYDPEKIERVVLNLISNAIKFSDAGNEILVNINDKNKFIEISVSDNGIGIEKKYLDMIFDRFKQVDKSLSRNAEGTGIGLSLVKSIVELHGGTITVESQYGSGSKFTVSVPSGKVSNENKIYNSEVRGKDQSIRVELSDVYS, encoded by the coding sequence ATGATAAATACTTTTAGTGAAACAATAATAGTACCATACTTGTATTCGTGTACTAACATTGTAACAGAGGTTAATAAGGAATTTCTTGATTTCACAGAATACAAACTAAGTGAATTGGTTGGTAAATCCATTAAAGAAGTAGGAAACATGTTAAAATTTAATTTGTATCCTTTAGAATATAAACTAAATAATAAGTACTCTGGCTATATATTTACAAAATTCCTTAACGCACTTGAAGTGGACATATCAATATCCCTCGGCTCTGAGACAAATAGTAAACTATATACTTTTGTTGAGAAACCAAATTCCAGACTTAATGACAAACTCATTTTCGTTGAACAAATGTTTATCGATAACATATCAGGTGTTGCTGTTTACAGTGTTCCCGATTTAATATTACTTAAAGCAAATCAAAAATATCTTAATTTTACATACTCTAATTACAATAAAGAAGAAAATAGTATTGGCAAACCTATAAGTGAAGTTATAAATGGCTTTACCGGAACCCCAGCTGAAATTATTTGTAATTCTGTTCTTATTTCTCAAAAGGCAAGTTATATAAAAGAATTCGAATTTGATAATATAACAAAAGGCAAAACTTATTGGGATTCTACTCAAACACCTATATTTGATAATGGAAGGATGAAATACATATTTCACACTGCTGTTGAAGTTACTCAAAGGGTTCTCAAAAACCAAAATATAGAAAGACAAAATAGAATAATCAGCCATCAAAATGAATGCCTAGAACATGAAAAAGCTATTAAAAGGCGTTTTGAGATTTTAAGAAGAGTGATAAATACCTTTGATTTACCTGTTGTTAGGTTATCCTGTCCTGATTTGAAAATTATCGCTATTAATAAAAAGGCTCTTAATACTATTAAATTGATTAAGCCTGGATTTATGACCAACACGAATATAAAAAACAATACGATGAAATTTTTATTAGGATTACTCCGAACAACCGAATATGATAGCCGCATCAGTGGAGTATTAAAGGAAAAGAAAACTAAATATTTAAATAAACAACACTATGTTATAAATGGAAATGAATTATATTTTAATATTATATTCGAACCTGTGCTTGAGGTAAATGGCGAAATACAAGAAATTTTAATTCTAGTAATAGATGTTACTCCTGAAATTAAGTCTAATATAAATATGAAAAAAGCATTGAAATCACAAGGAGAATTTCTTGTTAACATATCCCACGAACTTAAGACACCACTAAATGTTATATTTGCAACAGCTCAGTTATTTAATGTGTATTGCGAAAGTGGTTCCCTTGATGAAAATAAAGACTCAATCATTAAATATATAGATTCGATCAAACAAAACTCCTATAGATTATCTAAAATGATTAATAACATAGTTGATTTGTCAAAAATTGAAGCAGGATTTTTTAAACTTAACCTATCAAATAACGATATAGTTAAATTCGTAGAAGATATAGTGCTGTCTGTAACTAATTTCACTGACAGCAAAGGATTAAATATTATCTTTGATACTAATACAGAAGAAAAGATAATTGCTTACGACCCAGAAAAGATAGAAAGGGTAGTATTAAATCTTATATCAAATGCTATCAAATTTTCAGATGCAGGTAATGAAATATTAGTAAATATTAATGACAAAAATAAATTTATTGAAATATCAGTAAGTGACAATGGCATTGGAATTGAAAAAAAATACTTAGATATGATCTTTGATAGATTTAAGCAAGTAGATAAATCTTTATCAAGAAATGCAGAAGGTACAGGCATCGGCTTAAGTCTAGTTAAATCTATTGTTGAATTACACGGTGGTACTATAACAGTCGAGAGTCAGTATGGTTCGGGAAGCAAGTTTACCGTTAGTGTTCCTTCCGGAAAGGTCTCTAATGAAAATAAAATATACAATAGTGAAGTACGTGGTAAAGATCAAAGTATAAGAGTTGAACTTTCTGATGTTTATTCATAA
- a CDS encoding GntR family transcriptional regulator, with protein MPTNTILKPIYKKIAIDITNRILSGDFCIGDKLYGRSSLASEYNVSPETIRRSVTLLSDMNIVTVTKGSGIVITSVDNCLKFIDKFKDIDSISSIKQNIFNLLEKKKELDKSINCSIDELIDYSSRFKNSNPFIPYEFEIQPEMVIIGKTVSESKFWQSTGATIIGIRRDDKLMLSPGPHSTFKIKDVFIVICDECSYNRIKTFLYGNQ; from the coding sequence ATGCCAACTAACACTATTTTAAAACCTATTTATAAAAAAATAGCTATTGATATTACTAATAGGATATTATCTGGGGATTTTTGTATAGGGGATAAACTATATGGTCGCTCTTCTCTTGCTAGCGAATATAACGTATCACCAGAAACTATAAGAAGATCTGTAACTCTTTTAAGTGACATGAATATAGTTACCGTTACTAAAGGGAGTGGAATAGTCATAACCTCCGTGGATAATTGCCTAAAGTTTATTGATAAATTTAAAGATATAGATTCAATAAGTTCTATTAAACAAAATATTTTTAACTTACTCGAAAAGAAAAAAGAGTTAGATAAAAGTATAAATTGTTCTATTGATGAACTAATAGATTATTCTAGTAGATTTAAAAATAGCAATCCATTTATTCCATATGAATTTGAAATACAGCCTGAAATGGTTATTATAGGTAAAACAGTATCTGAATCTAAATTTTGGCAAAGTACAGGTGCAACTATAATCGGTATCAGGCGTGATGATAAATTAATGCTTTCGCCGGGTCCACATTCCACCTTCAAAATTAAAGATGTCTTCATAGTAATTTGTGACGAGTGTAGTTACAATAGAATTAAAACTTTTCTTTATGGAAATCAATAA
- a CDS encoding FeoA family protein, whose product MTSMPLNFIGIGKLAEINSVQGGESLRKKIMEMGMSTGAIIKIMKNDNGPLIVKVGETRLVLARGMAQKVMVSEV is encoded by the coding sequence ATGACAAGTATGCCACTTAATTTTATTGGAATAGGGAAACTTGCAGAGATTAATTCAGTGCAAGGCGGAGAATCGCTACGTAAGAAAATTATGGAGATGGGAATGAGTACAGGGGCTATAATAAAAATTATGAAAAATGACAATGGTCCTTTAATAGTAAAGGTAGGAGAAACACGTTTAGTACTTGCTCGCGGTATGGCACAGAAAGTTATGGTAAGTGAAGTTTAA
- a CDS encoding DUF6241 domain-containing protein produces the protein MKLDKIGGKFLDACKKLFANHGRWIVVGSILLVIVIIGTGGFYISQHKLNKQDTPKIVQAVQIKRQLETKPVVIKQSHNTQNISDKELVLYNTMHKMINTKIVAEDGKIWGEIEITDVKCDQLINDVSKSGYPDKVVLLEFLTRWENKDFKSGVEEHNYLWDGLNGTIGKAKSLR, from the coding sequence ATGAAACTAGATAAAATAGGAGGTAAATTCCTTGATGCATGTAAAAAACTATTTGCCAATCATGGTAGGTGGATTGTCGTAGGTAGTATATTATTGGTGATTGTTATAATAGGTACAGGAGGCTTTTATATTTCACAACACAAACTAAATAAACAGGATACTCCTAAAATTGTACAAGCAGTTCAGATAAAGCGGCAGTTAGAGACTAAGCCAGTTGTAATAAAACAAAGCCATAACACACAAAATATAAGTGATAAGGAACTAGTACTATATAATACGATGCATAAAATGATAAATACTAAGATTGTGGCAGAGGATGGAAAGATATGGGGAGAGATAGAGATAACTGATGTCAAGTGTGACCAACTAATTAACGATGTTTCAAAAAGTGGGTATCCTGATAAGGTAGTGCTTTTAGAGTTTCTTACTCGTTGGGAAAATAAAGATTTTAAGAGTGGAGTTGAGGAGCACAATTACTTATGGGATGGACTTAACGGAACAATAGGAAAGGCAAAATCTCTTAGGTGA
- a CDS encoding glycine betaine ABC transporter substrate-binding protein → MNSFTSFFNFVVERKSQIMDLFIQHIQLTLFSIVIAIIIAIPLGILIVRYRKLSVPVIGVTNVIQSIPSLALLGFLIPVLGIGSKPAIIMVVMYSLLPIVKNTFTGLTNVSPALIEAADGMGLTNTQVLLKVRFPLAMPIIMSGIRISSVTAVGLMTIAAFIGAGGLGYLVFSGVQTVDNNMILAGAIPACILAIVLDFVLGKIEDIVVPEGIKVTHSKSSKRKGFFGSKKFKLITSGIVLLVILSTVATSFINDKNKIVVGSKNFNEQLVLGDMVSSLIEAKTKYKVERKLNLGGTNVVFSALKSKDVDLYVEYTGTVLVNMLKQPTMSDPTKVYDTGKAALAKKYGIEMLKPIGFNNTYVLAVKKDFAKKNNLETISDLAKISPTVTAGVTMDFANRPDGYLGLQKKYNLKFKSVKGIDGGLRYTALKNNETQVLDAFSTDGLIKKFDLKLLKDDKAFFPPYYAVSLVNADTLKKYPELKGVLSALDGKINDDEMRAMNLKVDNGAQSKTVAEDFLRSKHLID, encoded by the coding sequence ATGAATAGTTTCACTTCTTTTTTTAATTTTGTAGTAGAACGAAAATCTCAAATAATGGATTTGTTTATACAACATATTCAACTAACTTTATTCTCAATTGTTATTGCTATAATAATTGCTATACCACTTGGCATACTTATAGTTCGATATAGAAAACTTTCGGTTCCTGTAATTGGTGTTACAAATGTAATACAATCTATACCTAGTCTTGCATTACTTGGATTCTTAATACCCGTACTTGGTATTGGAAGTAAACCCGCAATTATAATGGTAGTTATGTATTCACTTCTACCAATTGTAAAAAATACATTTACAGGACTCACGAACGTCAGTCCTGCACTTATTGAAGCTGCCGATGGTATGGGACTTACCAATACTCAGGTACTTCTAAAAGTTCGTTTCCCACTAGCTATGCCAATTATAATGTCAGGCATTAGGATATCTTCAGTTACAGCTGTTGGACTTATGACCATAGCTGCTTTCATAGGAGCTGGTGGTCTTGGATACTTAGTCTTCTCTGGAGTTCAAACTGTCGATAATAACATGATTCTTGCTGGAGCTATCCCTGCTTGTATCCTTGCTATTGTATTAGATTTTGTACTAGGTAAGATAGAAGACATCGTAGTTCCTGAGGGAATAAAAGTTACTCATAGTAAAAGTTCTAAACGCAAAGGTTTCTTTGGAAGCAAAAAATTCAAACTTATAACTTCAGGAATTGTACTTTTAGTTATATTATCCACAGTAGCTACAAGTTTTATTAATGATAAAAACAAGATAGTGGTAGGATCTAAAAACTTTAATGAACAATTAGTACTTGGAGATATGGTCTCGTCATTAATTGAAGCTAAAACAAAATACAAAGTTGAAAGAAAATTGAATTTAGGTGGAACTAACGTGGTATTTAGTGCCCTAAAATCAAAAGACGTAGATCTGTATGTAGAGTATACTGGTACCGTTCTTGTAAATATGCTAAAACAACCTACTATGAGCGATCCAACAAAAGTTTACGATACTGGAAAAGCAGCTTTGGCTAAAAAATATGGTATAGAAATGCTAAAACCAATAGGATTTAACAATACTTACGTACTTGCAGTAAAAAAAGATTTTGCAAAAAAGAATAACCTAGAAACTATATCTGATTTAGCGAAGATAAGTCCAACGGTAACCGCTGGAGTTACTATGGATTTTGCTAATAGACCAGATGGTTATCTTGGGCTTCAGAAAAAATATAATTTAAAATTCAAAAGTGTAAAAGGTATAGATGGTGGACTTAGATATACTGCACTTAAAAATAATGAAACACAGGTTTTAGATGCATTCTCCACTGATGGGTTAATTAAAAAGTTTGATTTAAAACTTTTAAAAGATGATAAAGCTTTCTTCCCACCATATTATGCAGTTTCACTCGTAAACGCAGATACATTGAAAAAATATCCTGAGCTAAAGGGTGTTTTATCCGCATTAGATGGAAAAATTAACGATGATGAAATGAGGGCTATGAACTTAAAAGTAGATAACGGCGCACAATCTAAAACAGTTGCCGAAGACTTTTTAAGATCAAAACACTTAATTGATTAA
- a CDS encoding acyltransferase family protein → MKKHLSELQVYSGIAILFVTLIHSNAFFLLSILHLKTYVQVGFVFNLVDKVVHVAVPMFIFISGYKYEMQDKNEKYTKLIYKKFTKIIKPFLIVSICWILFEWGKLCVENIILHDPVNIYYVFINCLKDLFNTFLGDNFAYQLWYIPMYTLVVLTYPIIIKFLKNYRIRMIILYIIAIIITVIQIKTKLLSSPYMQPINFIYYFYLYELGVQLYSKKIKKKYIKITIICYIFLLPVISLIKDPLISNLSTNLIFTPIAVVAMYYIAVYLKNSKILLILGKYSFAIYLFHEPVFVSKISRLLVSHGLYSSKVMIPFISVGSIILSIWFYKILIKTSLGKYVFNIKDNFN, encoded by the coding sequence ATGAAGAAACATTTAAGCGAACTACAAGTATATAGTGGGATAGCGATTTTGTTTGTAACACTTATACATAGCAATGCATTTTTCCTACTCAGTATATTACACTTAAAAACTTATGTTCAAGTGGGGTTTGTATTTAATCTTGTAGATAAAGTTGTCCACGTAGCAGTGCCCATGTTTATATTTATTTCAGGGTATAAATATGAAATGCAGGATAAAAATGAAAAATATACTAAACTTATATATAAAAAATTTACTAAGATTATTAAACCATTTCTTATTGTTAGTATATGTTGGATATTATTTGAGTGGGGCAAGCTTTGTGTAGAAAATATAATCCTACATGATCCTGTTAATATTTATTATGTTTTTATAAATTGTTTAAAGGATTTATTTAACACATTTTTAGGGGATAATTTTGCGTATCAATTATGGTATATTCCTATGTACACGCTTGTTGTATTGACTTATCCTATTATAATTAAATTTTTAAAAAATTATAGAATAAGAATGATTATTTTATACATTATAGCAATTATAATAACTGTTATTCAAATTAAAACAAAACTACTTTCTAGTCCATATATGCAGCCTATTAATTTTATATATTACTTTTACTTATACGAGTTAGGAGTCCAATTGTATTCTAAAAAAATTAAAAAAAAGTATATAAAAATAACTATTATATGTTATATATTTTTATTACCAGTAATATCACTTATAAAAGATCCACTTATAAGTAATTTAAGCACAAATTTAATTTTTACCCCTATTGCAGTAGTTGCAATGTATTATATAGCAGTATATTTAAAAAATAGTAAAATATTATTAATCTTAGGGAAATATTCTTTCGCAATATATTTGTTCCATGAACCAGTTTTTGTAAGTAAAATATCAAGATTATTAGTTAGTCATGGTTTATATAGTTCTAAGGTCATGATACCATTTATATCAGTAGGCTCCATTATACTTAGTATTTGGTTTTATAAGATTTTAATAAAAACATCTTTAGGTAAATATGTTTTTAATATTAAAGATAACTTTAATTAG
- a CDS encoding ABC transporter ATP-binding protein yields MIEFKNVSKSFNGRKILKDINITIQDEELVVFIGPSGCGKTTTLKMINKLITPTSGEVLINGKKIGDQNTIKLRRNMGYVIQQAGLLPHLTIGDNIALIPSIEKMEKDKIHTKVIELLTLVGLDPDIYIDKYPNQLSGGEQQRVGVARAFVMDPDVILMDEPFSALDPITKTQLQDEVFNIQQNYKKTIIFVTHDMDEALKLGDRICIMDGGYVVQFDTPSEILKNPINDFVRDFVGKNRIWNQPELIMAKDIMIDKPIKSVGERTILQAIEIMKSNNVDSLLVVDKGNTLTGLVTLKQIRTTLRKDPDKTKRIKDLMETQLITVNQEDSIINILEVIKKEDINFVPVVDDNHKLVGLLTKSSLLSILSNQFIDMEVDVNE; encoded by the coding sequence TTGATCGAGTTTAAAAATGTAAGCAAAAGCTTTAATGGTAGAAAAATATTAAAAGATATAAATATTACTATACAAGATGAAGAATTAGTAGTTTTTATAGGACCTAGTGGTTGCGGTAAAACTACAACACTAAAAATGATTAATAAATTAATAACTCCCACTTCTGGTGAAGTTTTGATTAATGGTAAAAAGATTGGAGATCAAAACACTATAAAATTAAGACGTAACATGGGTTATGTTATACAACAAGCAGGTCTACTTCCACATTTAACTATAGGTGATAATATAGCATTAATCCCGTCTATAGAAAAAATGGAAAAAGACAAGATACACACCAAAGTAATTGAGTTGTTAACACTCGTAGGACTAGATCCTGATATATATATAGATAAATATCCCAATCAGTTAAGTGGAGGCGAGCAACAAAGAGTAGGTGTTGCAAGAGCTTTTGTAATGGATCCTGATGTAATACTTATGGATGAACCCTTTAGTGCCCTGGATCCTATAACAAAAACTCAGCTTCAAGATGAAGTATTTAATATTCAACAAAACTACAAAAAAACTATTATATTCGTAACTCACGATATGGATGAAGCATTAAAGCTTGGTGATAGAATTTGTATTATGGATGGTGGATATGTGGTTCAATTTGATACGCCATCAGAAATATTAAAGAATCCTATTAATGATTTCGTACGTGACTTCGTAGGTAAAAACAGAATATGGAATCAGCCTGAGTTAATTATGGCAAAAGATATTATGATAGATAAGCCTATAAAATCAGTTGGAGAACGAACAATACTCCAAGCAATTGAAATAATGAAATCTAACAATGTAGATAGTTTACTTGTTGTAGATAAAGGTAATACTCTAACTGGACTTGTTACATTAAAACAAATTAGAACAACTCTAAGAAAAGATCCAGATAAAACTAAGAGAATAAAAGACTTAATGGAAACTCAGCTTATAACCGTAAACCAAGAAGATTCAATAATAAATATATTAGAGGTTATAAAAAAGGAAGATATAAATTTTGTTCCAGTAGTTGATGATAACCATAAGTTAGTAGGCCTTCTTACAAAGAGCAGCCTTTTATCTATATTAAGTAATCAATTCATAGATATGGAGGTAGATGTTAATGAATAG
- a CDS encoding GNAT family N-acetyltransferase: protein MDKMFFEVRKAVTSDIEEIRLLAKQSFKLYAENAGITGLVAPFEESYDDVLKAIETTNVFVALSNEEVIGSVRIEVKPDHSAYLSRFGVSSLHQNNGIGKILMNAVDISMMEQGVTSLYLHTASRMFSLIRFYYGRCFYIESTNDERGYIRALLCKEYAVARSKELLDNIICSDRVV from the coding sequence CGACATTGAAGAAATAAGGTTACTAGCAAAACAATCGTTTAAGTTGTATGCTGAGAATGCAGGAATTACGGGATTAGTAGCACCTTTTGAGGAATCATATGATGATGTATTAAAAGCGATAGAAACTACTAATGTTTTTGTAGCTCTATCGAATGAGGAAGTTATCGGTAGCGTACGAATAGAGGTAAAACCTGATCATAGTGCTTATTTAAGTAGATTTGGGGTTTCGTCGTTACATCAAAATAATGGCATTGGTAAAATATTAATGAATGCAGTTGATATTTCAATGATGGAGCAAGGCGTTACCAGTTTATATCTCCATACTGCATCTAGAATGTTTTCACTTATTAGATTTTACTATGGAAGATGTTTCTATATAGAGTCAACAAATGATGAGCGTGGGTATATTAGAGCATTGTTATGCAAAGAATATGCTGTAGCAAGATCAAAAGAATTATTAGATAATATAATTTGTAGCGATAGAGTAGTTTAA